Proteins encoded within one genomic window of Macrobrachium nipponense isolate FS-2020 chromosome 9, ASM1510439v2, whole genome shotgun sequence:
- the LOC135217954 gene encoding uncharacterized protein LOC135217954, which produces MANLQVLIGQRKVIRRKVTEQFNRSDTYSALTQEGKLAIKGLLVNYRNKLSELDDQILLKKFPDISDEAELEPELTSCQDYLDKIEHCLPLLEISRSKNDSNNIPDVARSLLKQPTAPLPKFTSKEGEDFLKFIAEFEATTNAFQYPDRDLLLLLKQQVDGRAKTLLSSLEADKQRYVDAKELLISAFASKEVCKNNAIKKITELSLREGDDPFIFISILRSVCEAVKTFNIGADEFVRYFAWHGLNGRFQRHIINIAGKTHPSLNDIISHFFAACERYGSDGKGVESLKCKASPVKTLTLPLRKERATSMAAEAVTYDKERQVFASMFLVFCGWKY; this is translated from the coding sequence ATGGCTAACTTACAGGTACTGATCGGACAACGAAAAGTCATTCGGAGAAAAGTCACCGAACAATTCAATAGGTCTGACACCTATTCTGCCCTTACACAAGAAGGAAAGTTAGCTATTAAAGGTCTTCTTGTTAATTATAGAAACAAGTTGTCAGAGCTAGATGATCAAATCCTCTTGAAGAAATTTCCTGACATATCTGATGAAGCAGAGTTAGAGCCAGAATTAACAAGTTGCCAGGATTATCTAGACAAAATTGAGCATTGTCTACCATTACTTGAGATTTCAAGGAGTAAGAATGATTCTAATAATATTCCCGACGTGGCCCGCAGTTTACTGAAACAGCCAACAGCTCCTCTTCCTAAGTTTACAAGCAAAGAAGGAGAAGATTTCTTGAAATTTATAGCAGAGTTTGAGGCTACAACTAATGCATTTCAGTATCCAGACAGAGATTTACTTTTATTGCTGAAGCAACAGGTAGACGGTCGAGCAAAGACTTTATTAAGTTCTCTGGAAGCTGATAAACAGCGTTATGTAGATGCCAAAGAACTATTGATTTCCGCCTTTGCTTCTAAGGAGGTTTGTAAAAACAATGCAATTAAGAAAATTACGGAGTTAAGTCTAAGAGAGGGTGATGATcccttcatatttatttccatcctCCGATCAGTATGCGAAGCAGTCAAGACTTTTAACATTGGAGCGGATGAATTTGTCAGATATTTTGCTTGGCACGGCTTAAATGGTCGCTTTCAGcgtcatattattaatattgcagGAAAGACTCATCCTTCCTTAAATGAcattatttcacatttctttgcagCTTGCGAAAGGTACGGAAGTGACGGGAAAGGTGTTGAAAGCTTGAAGTGTAAAGCTTCGCCTGTCAAGACATTAACACTCCCTCTTCGTAAAGAGAGAGCTACCAGCATGGCTGCGGAAGCAGTAACCTATGATAAAGAAAGACAAGTCTTCGCCTCAATGTTCCTTGTGTTCTGCGGTTGGAAATACTGa